In one window of Carassius carassius chromosome 38, fCarCar2.1, whole genome shotgun sequence DNA:
- the fbxo2 gene encoding F-box only protein 2: protein MPGNLLKNPNGDEDLEHWELIENGGDQWRTEDMPGDCGHAFNDESVTKYFSTSFEPCIKRQMIDVLAEGYDPENVDIAQPAVTVEDWYCSRTDCGCIYMLTVSLLDENKEVITEFKSDEVTLDPDCDDCSWKKVSHTFTDYGPGLRFISFEHGGQDTKYWQGWFGVRVTGSSVTIDF from the exons AGGATCTGGAACACTGGGAGCTGATAGAGAATGGAGGCGATCAATGGCGGACAGAAGACATGCCGGGGGACTGCGGACACGCTTTCAATGACGAATCAGTCACTAAATACTTCAGCACTTCTTTCGA GCCGTGTATAAAAAGACAAATGATTGACGTGCTGGCAGAGGGTTATGACCCTGAAAATGTAGATATTGCACAGCCAGCAGTCACTGTTGAGGACTG gTACTGTAGCCGAACAGACTGTGGGTGTATTTATATGCTTACTGTGTCTCTGCTTGATGAAAACAAAGAGGTCATCACTGAATTTAAGTCAGATGAAGTGACCCTTGACCCTGACTGTGATGACTGCTCTTGGAAAAAG GTGAGCCACACATTCACAGATTATGGTCCGGGCCTCCGCTTCATCTCTTTTGAACATGGCGGTCAAGACACCAAGTATTGGCAGGGCTGGTTTGGAGTGAGAGTGACCGGAAGCTCAGTTACCATAGACTTCTGA
- the LOC132119095 gene encoding small vasohibin-binding protein gives MEPACRKDKQKQQTPTRGDRTKQKSAQQELKQRQRAEIYALNKVMTELEQQQFEAFCKQMQSQAE, from the exons ATGGAGCCAGCATGTCGAAAAGACAAACAGAAGCAGCAAACGCCGACCCGTGGAGATCGAACCAAACAGAAATCAGCCCAGCAGGAGCTGAAGCAAAGACAAAGAGCAGAG ATTTACGCCCTGAACAAAGTCATGACTGAGCTTGAACAGCAGCAGTTTGAAGCCTTCTGCAAGCAGATGCAGTCACAAGCCGAATGA